In the genome of Candida albicans SC5314 chromosome 6, complete sequence, the window ataaaatattaGCATCCCCAGCTTGGCTTGGTGATGgttgatttaaatcaacaagTTTAATAAGTAAttcatattgttgttgaggaGTCAAATCAGATAAATCTTCTGGTATGGGGGTATCAAAATAAGTTACATCACCAATATCAGTAGGATGCATATTTCGAAGTCCATATTTAGActtcaattcttcatcacttGCATTTAAATCAAACATAATATTGATTGGGTTGGGTTGGATACTGTGTTCAAtgtattgattgattgattgatagtggtggtggaatCAATATTGTAAATGAAGACAGCCAATCAACCAACcaacacacacacaataAGAAACAAAACCCACCACTGAGCGAGCGAGTGGAAGAAATGGAAATTAATTCGTTAAATAACACGACCCtgtttttttgaatttgtttacACGACTGACTGACGAACGTCCACTGGCactatcaatcaatcaatcaatcaataattccaattttgatttatcaatatgGGCTTAACTTTTTGGTTAGTCCAAGCCTGGATAAGAACCTACGTTTGGAGGCTTTttataaaatgaaaagacTGTTGTTATATAATATACAAGTATTGAAACGGTTTTTTCCGTTGTGGGTGATAATTTGtataaaaacaaagacAACCAATAAAGCTTGACTATTGAACTTGACTTGGTTTGAAATGGTGTtcttatcaaaaaaaaaacttattACATAAAGTAGATAGAGtaatatcatttaaataatatcTAATGGTATGGGGAGGGGGGGATCATTTCACCCATGGCACACTAGGAAAAATGCTagaaaaacaatcaatgtTACTATACCATAACATTAAAGGAGCCCTCAAAACCAAActaaatttcaattggaTACTTGCTTATTTCTGGCTTATTAATCTATTCAATATGAACTTGTCCTCTTGAgttcaattaatcaatcaCCAGGAGCTTCAAAATATAGATCGGGTGCTACCATGTGTAAAAAAAACGTGACTTTGCACACAAATTGGTTgcatgaaaaaaaaaaaaaaaaattttttacttttgatttctttgatCCCCTTCAtcctcttcctcctcctcctcttAACCATTTATAACTGAAGACAATCATTCCTTATTTGTTGGgtttcttcaaataaataactTATTGTTAAAGCATCGGGGAAAGTCATGTCTGATCCATTGATACCATTGAGTATTTCCAATGAATATATTCCAATTGAATATCATTATAAATTAGATATCAATCATCAGAAACCAAACTTTAATGGTGTTGCAATAATTACCATTGACAAAAATCACCATCAACAAATAAGCCATAAATACAAACAAtctgaaaaagaaaaacaagaagaagaagaactgTCTTTTAGTATCACATTACATGCCAATAAATTGGTAATTATTAGTGCCACCATTggtgatgaaaaattatcaatcaaatatgATAAATTGCAACAAAGAGTGACATTTCTGAGTAGTACACAAACATATTCTCAATTAGTCACTAACAATTGTTTAGTTATGGAAGTTAAATATATGGGACAAATTAAAACCATCAATACTTATAAAGATGAAACTCAAGGGTTGtttaaaacaaattttttggaTAATGATAGTGGGAAATCCGACAACTATATACTTACAACTCATTTCCAACCAATGGGTGCTAAACAAGTTTTCCctattattgatgaattaactCATAAACCGATGATAAAattagatttgaaaactttgaaaaaatttcaagtaTTCTGTAATGGTGATGAAGAGGATGTTGTGTCCAATGATGATGAGTGGAAAATAAGTAAATTTGTTTACTCAAAACCTATACATCCTGCTATAATGGGATTTCTGATTGGTGATTTTACTTGGCAACTGAGTAAAACTGTCAAGACAAATAATGTTGAAGATTCGGTTCGAGTATATGCACCATCAGgagaaatatcaaaaacTAATATGGCATTAAGAATCATTGAAAACTATTTACCCAAATTAGAAGCAGTGTTTGGAAAATATCcattaaatcatttatattttgttgcCGTTCCATTTTTAAAAGATGGAGTAATGGAAAATTGGTCAATGATTAATGTAATCGCTCctaatttgttgataaatgatggaaattatcaatccaactacaacaacaacaacaataacaacaacaacaacaatcaaccTGAAACTTATCAATTAACTGAATTGATTGTTCATGAATTGGTTCATCAATGGATTGGGAATTGGGtttcatttgataattggGGTTGTTTATGGTTTAATGAAGCATTTGCCACTTGGGCAGCACGGAAGATTATCGGCACAGATACTACCACGTCCCGtagcagcaacaacaacaacaacatgtTAGctattgattgtttttatgatgatggtgatggtgatttTAAAATAGGTAGTATTTTCCAGTATATGGAACGTCATCAAAATCCTAATTTAAATGCTACTACTGAATCAATATTCAGTACTAATATTTATGAAAAAGGTATTATTCTTTTAGATATGATTGATGGGATTTTTGAAGCTGAAGGGAAAAATTTCCTTAAACAATTTgccaataaaataattgaaaaatatcaatcaaaaacaattaaaatctTTGATATTTGGcaaaatttaaatgatgatattCTGATTGATTTACCAAGTTTTGTTTATTCTTGGACAAGAAGTAAAGGATATCCATTATTAAGAGTCACTCATAAACAGAACGACAATGATTCattggcaaaaaaaattgttattgaaCAACATACTTATTTCCATAATATAACCACTGAAAAAGCTGGCATTGAAGATACTCCTTATCATATTccattatttattaaagcCAAAACTACTTCggataataatgaagataGTAGTCATGGTGAGAAAActaaattgatcaatttaatgATGACTGATCGATCTATTGAATTAGATATtgattatcatcaattgataaatataaatactGGACATAAAGGGTATTATCGTGTATTATATGATCAACTAGACGTTGGCAACTTGTCATTAATGGATCCAAAAGATATTATCACAATAATTTCTGATTTAGGGACAGTTATAGGCACCCCTAATTCCAATAGTCaagatttgattaattttattattttaatgagcaatttattaaaattggaAACCCAATTTAATTGGGAAATATGGGAATGTGCTTTAAGTTATTTAGAAccaattattgatattttacGTCATTTTAgtgaatttaataaatttaatactAATTGGTTAAATAAGTTTGTTAgtgatttatttaatgcAATTAAATgggataataataattctttggATAATATTTCAAAGAATCATTATAATAGTTTAGAATGGAAAGTTAGATCATCTATTTTacaattacaattgaatatcaacaataacaacaacaataacaataacaacaacaacaacaatggtAATCATACTACTGGTGATGCGGCATATAAAGTGGCCCATAAGTATTATCGAAATTTTATGAATTCAGGTATTAATAAGAAATTTACACCCAAAGAATTGTTACCAGCAATATTTAACGTCACCATGAACAAAACTTCGATGaaagaatataaaaaagTATTAGAATTAGTTAAAAATGCCAATGTATCGCttttgaaacaaacaaatgCTACTCAACAAGATTTACAAACATTAAGTTTGACAAGCTTATCATTTGTTTATGGGAATAATAGTGGTAGTGCTGCCgattttgaattggttAATAAAACATTAAATTTTGTGAACAATAATATAGATTCAAAATTAATAGAATTAGGATTAATTGGATTCACATTCACgaataatcaacaaattattgataCGGTTTTCCATTGgtttaaattaaattatgaTAATTGGATCATGAGATCTTTACGTAAAGGAAGTGATTGGTCCAAACAAATTGGTATTACTATACAAAATattatgaaaatgattattatgaaaatgatggttaataatgaaatgaataaattgaaattaaatgaatttattcaattaaaattaaaaaatttaccaaatcatggattaaaagaattggttGATGATTGGTATTtagaaaataaagaaaatattagAATTGGTACTTtttataatgatttatGTGATCATATTTGCCAATAGAAACAGAAAATgtaatcaaatttcaacagtaattttggtttaagtttattttttacaTTTGTAAATAGATAATAATAGAGAGGTGTTTTTTGCTGTATATAAAgcaattcatttatttatttatttatttatttatttatttacccccccccccccccccccccccccccccccccccccccccccccccccctatttatttatttatttatttatttatttatttattagcAAACATAATAGCTTGTAATGACGTAAATTATCATCcaatcaattataaattactACTAGGATGTagtcaatttttttttWACcaattatataaaaaagCCTAACttaatccaaaaaaaaaatagaataaatGGCCCAAGGCCYAAGGCTAAGGCTAAGGCTAAGGCTAAGGCTAAGGCTAAGGCTAAATATTCCATTCAATGTTTTGATTATTAGTGTTTTTACCAACCAGAGACAAAATCGAACAAGCCAATCTATCAACAGCAACTAATTCCTCATCATTCTTagtattgttattatcaaaatctattaaatttgaatggTTGTGATTATTCTCATATGATAGTAGTTGTTGTGATGAAGTGAtgttttgatattttttggaattattatttgaaggAGTTGATGGCAACAGTagatcaatttgttgtttatcCATTTCATTCTTGTCtaaattgttattgttattgttattgttattgttattgttattgttaagTTTTCCAGGTGAAGATATTTTTGGTGTTAATGTTGTAGCTGAAGATGGTAAAGGAggtaataaaaatttctcttctttacccaaatcatcaattgtattagtagttaatttttcatttttgaaattaggATCATAACTAGATGTTGGtgaattaaattcaaataaattatcataatcataatcataatcTAACGAAGTATATGATATTGAACATGGTGAGTTAGTATTAGtagtattagtagtagtggtacTAGAATTTGTTACTGTCGCTATTATAGTGGTGGgtgatttaaattttgaaattggtaaTGAAATCGATCTGGATCTTGATGCTTGAAAAACATCAGTGATTataccattattattattattattattattatcattttttgtAGATGACAAAGATAAAGATTGAGGAGATGTTTgacaagaagaaaaccCTGAGGATTTTCCTGtattattaccatttgATAACTTTATAGATGAAAAAGGTGAACGATATGAAgatgttgaatttgatcTAGTTGGTGGTCTTGACCATGGCAGTAATGGTGgtttagtagtagtagtaatagtagtcAGTGTCATTGCTTCGTGTAATGGTGgtttagtagtagtagtaatagtagtcAGTGTCATTGCTTCGTgtaattcatttttcaatgattttagttttgatttgaatgtgttatttcttttcataGGAGATGACAGATGTCCtgaaaattgttgttgttgttgttgtggtggtggtggtagtggtggtgacaattgattaaaagATGGAGAATAATTGGTATTTGTGTTATAAAATGACATCACGGTAATAAGTTATATGTTTAAGTATAGATATatgaataaaatttttgaaaagaattgaagtaaaataaattaaatggggaagaattgaaaaatgtgGAAAAATCTTAggttatatatatatatgaataTATATCTTTTTAGGGGGAAAGAGgtgggggggggggggagaTTGGCcactggtggtggtagtggtggcGGCGGTGGTAAtagaaaatattaaattggGTCCCTCTCCCCCAAAATTGGGCAAAGCTGAGATTAAAAATATGACACAAAATAAATTCTAATGTAACACAAATTAGCACATCAATATTgatactactactattactattactattacaTTTACTAttcaattatatattttacACTCAAATAATTACAAAAGGTAAATCTTAATTGGATTGGCTTAGATTGTCTACAGCATATGGCTTATGGTATTGACTtaccctttttttttt includes:
- a CDS encoding uncharacterized protein (Putative metalloprotease; associates with ribosomes and is involved in ribosome biogenesis; Spider biofilm induced) — its product is MSDPLIPLSISNEYIPIEYHYKLDINHQKPNFNGVAIITIDKNHHQQISHKYKQSEKEKQEEEESSFSITLHANKLVIISATIGDEKLSIKYDKLQQRVTFSSSTQTYSQLVTNNCLVMEVKYMGQIKTINTYKDETQGLFKTNFLDNDSGKSDNYILTTHFQPMGAKQVFPIIDELTHKPMIKLDLKTLKKFQVFCNGDEEDVVSNDDEWKISKFVYSKPIHPAIMGFSIGDFTWQSSKTVKTNNVEDSVRVYAPSGEISKTNMALRIIENYLPKLEAVFGKYPLNHLYFVAVPFLKDGVMENWSMINVIAPNLLINDGNYQSNYNNNNNNNNNNNQPETYQLTELIVHELVHQWIGNWVSFDNWGCLWFNEAFATWAARKIIGTDTTTSRSSNNNNNMLAIDCFYDDGDGDFKIGSIFQYMERHQNPNLNATTESIFSTNIYEKGIILLDMIDGIFEAEGKNFLKQFANKIIEKYQSKTIKIFDIWQNLNDDISIDLPSFVYSWTRSKGYPLLRVTHKQNDNDSLAKKIVIEQHTYFHNITTEKAGIEDTPYHIPLFIKAKTTSDNNEDSSHGEKTKLINLMMTDRSIELDIDYHQLININTGHKGYYRVLYDQLDVGNLSLMDPKDIITIISDLGTVIGTPNSNSQDLINFIILMSNLLKLETQFNWEIWECALSYLEPIIDILRHFSEFNKFNTNWLNKFVSDLFNAIKWDNNNSLDNISKNHYNSLEWKVRSSILQLQLNINNNNNNNNNNNNNNGNHTTGDAAYKVAHKYYRNFMNSGINKKFTPKELLPAIFNVTMNKTSMKEYKKVLELVKNANVSLLKQTNATQQDLQTLSLTSLSFVYGNNSGSAADFELVNKTLNFVNNNIDSKLIELGLIGFTFTNNQQIIDTVFHWFKLNYDNWIMRSLRKGSDWSKQIGITIQNIMKMIIMKMMVNNEMNKLKLNEFIQLKLKNLPNHGLKELVDDWYLENKENIRIGTFYNDLCDHICQ
- a CDS encoding uncharacterized protein (Protein of unknown function; Spider biofilm induced), whose protein sequence is MSFYNTNTNYSPSFNQLSPPLPPPPQQQQQQFSGHSSSPMKRNNTFKSKLKSLKNELHEAMTSTTITTTTKPPLHEAMTSTTITTTTKPPLSPWSRPPTRSNSTSSYRSPFSSIKLSNGNNTGKSSGFSSCQTSPQSLSLSSTKNDNNNNNNNNGIITDVFQASRSRSISLPISKFKSPTTIIATVTNSSTTTTNTTNTNSPCSISYTSLDYDYDYDNLFEFNSPTSSYDPNFKNEKLTTNTIDDLGKEEKFLLPPLPSSATTLTPKISSPGKLNNNNNNNNNNNNNNLDKNEMDKQQIDLSLPSTPSNNNSKKYQNITSSQQLLSYENNHNHSNLIDFDNNNTKNDEELVAVDRLACSILSSVGKNTNNQNIEWNI